Below is a window of Colletes latitarsis isolate SP2378_abdomen chromosome 5, iyColLati1, whole genome shotgun sequence DNA.
CGATGTCAGAGATGATTCCTGAAAGATTACTAGGTCCAACAGGGGGAACAGGGGAATTAGACGCGATGTGGTTCCGGGGGAGAGCGTACCCGCGAATTAAAAGCGCGACGCCAGTCGTCGCGGCGCGCGAAGTGCTTCCTTCCCCTTTCGCGCGACGGCCTCGGTGCTTTTTACCGGGCGTCGTCGACGTCGCCGACGATTCGTTACACAGAGGCCTTGGGTACCTGTTCTCCCCCGTCGTTAAAAGGAATTTTAATCACATTCTTCGCGGCTGAAGTGACGATAAGAACGGTGTTCCAGGGGCGGAGGACGTCCGTGAGGTTACGCGTCGAGGGTGACGCGACCGCAATTGGGGCCTGGGGACGGGAAAAGCTGCCGCCATTGTTACCGAACCGACGCCACGGACCTTTCCTTCTTTCCTCGTTTTTCCCGCCGTCGTGGAAACTGATTGAGACACTTTGTCCCGGGAGACGCTTCCGTCTTGATTTTACTTTCCATTTGGACCACTATTGGGCGGACACAGTGATTTTAACCCCCCCCAAATGCTCAACCTTTTCCGTCTTAAGGGCCCACGATGTCTATTTACAACCAACattcttttataataattttcctcAAGCTTCCTTTCTCGAAAAATGAAGATTAAAAAAGATATAATTATTCCAATTATTtgcgcaattttttaaatacataatATACGATTGTTACTTCAAATTGAAGTTCTTGTTCAAAGGGTGACTCTATCATTTGTATTTCATCGTTTTTTGTTATCCTGAAATTCATcatttaacccttaaatggatTATTGGAACTGCTGCAGCCCtctgtaaatttaattatttgaaaatgtatGCAATTCTCCATTagttcactattttttaaatgctttaaaggaaagttattTTCcacttaccaatttggtaaaaatcaacattaagtaaaataattcagttgagtttGGGAGTCCACTTAAGAGCTAAGAATACCTATAAAGATATTGTAGTTTAATTAAAGATGACGAACATGGGATGGATATCAAGAAACTATAACAAGACGTTCAAGTGGCCTCGAGTTTATTAAAATACATCAATTTAAAACACTAAGGCAATATATTATAAGTATTAAGCATAAAATTTACGTAATTCTAAATAACATAAATAACTTTTATGTACAATTCAGAACAAGTATAGAACATTTTATTCCTGACGAGAGatcatataaaaaatatatcttCCCAATAAACCGGATTTAAATCAAGGGTTTTGAGACGCGTGATATCTTCTGAACCACCCCTAATCTATCTGACCACATTACCCCCAAAGCATATTCGAGACGAGACGAAAACTTCCCTTCCGTTTTTGCGAGCAGAGTTTCGGGATTCACGCGAACGAATTACGAAAGTTTCGTTCGCGTAGCTCCGTCGCGACGCTGTTACGCAAACTTCGGGCAACATGTTGGTACCgacggagggggggggggggggggggggtgaaagTGGTTAATTAACGCTCGCAAATTGGATAGGAGTATCCGCGCAAAGCGTCTTACGCAAAACACCGTTAACGCGCGATCAGTCGTCCGAAAGAGGATCGAGGCTGTAATTGATTTGTAAATCTCGCGTTAATAGGGGTGTCCGCCCCTAGGAGCGAGTCGTACCATTTTCAGTTATCGCGAGACGGATGTTCTTGCGACAATGAGACCGGTAGAATCGCCGGAGTCTTGCAATTAAGGGAATTACATTTTGTCGACATCCAACGATGATGGGGATTAATTAATACCCGAGTTCGACGCGACGGAAATTTtagaaaaaattaagaaaattctGAGGGAAAGCTATACATCGTAGTGCAGTTTCATAGTCTCCCATTTTCAGTGACACGGTTTCTCTTCTTTCGCAGGTTTCTTTAAGGATCTCCTGGCCTCCAGCAAAAGGGTCTTTCACGACATGTTCAAAGTAACCTACGGGATTCTCTACGAGCAGAACTCGTACGTTTTCATGGATCTGTTTAAGGAATTGGAGAATTATTACGGCAAGGGGACGGTGAGTGTCATTTATTCTCCCTTTGCGTGTCAATTTCAAACCGAACTTTCTTCAAAAACTGTAACCCCCCTATCGATAGTTCCTATTTGCGTGGAAAGAGTCTAttattgggggggggggggggaaaatttgtttaatagcGACGAATAAACTTCCGTGATAAAATCGATAGCGACGTTCGAGGGACGCGATTTTTAAAGGCGGTAGAATTTATCCTACGTGCCTACGTCCCCGGGCTTTCCCTTTTATCCCGTCGTTGCGGCTCGTACGACGAACTTTTGGAACGACGGACCCTCGTCCAGCCGAGTTTAACCGCGAGCAACGAGACTTCGTGATGGGGAGAGGGGGTGGCAGGGGTCACACGCGAAGGCGAGTTTAATCAATGCTTTTGACATCCGACTATCGCGGCGTTTTCCGATAAAGGATCGCAAAATATCCAAGGGTCGTTCCTTTGAGCCCACGAAGGTCATCCTCTCGTGAAACACTACCATTCGATCTTCGTCTAAGGATATAATTATCAGTCAGTCCCCCACGAAACGGCCATTTTTGCTTCTGCCGCTTGAACTCTTACTTTACCAACGTAAATAATTTCCAGAGGAGCGATcggaaccctttgcactcggctgTCTCCTCTGAAGGGACAACAAAGAATTTTTGTTTAACGTTTAAGTTCAAGATACCATTGTTTTAaagtaattatacagggtgttcggccacccctgggaaaaatttgaatgggggattctagaagccaaaataagacgaaaatcaagaatatcaatatattatataaaaatttcaaatcgttctggaaaaattattttcggttgtgggggtcaattacaatcatttttggtgaatagacatacccccgaaatcctacccactttctagaaaaaaattcagtacgggcggaactttaaacgttagtaactttttaacgaatcctccattaacaaattaatattcttgattttcgtcttattttgacctctagaatctcctattaaaatttttcccagaggtgaccgaacaccctgtatagaacaaaatacataaacggagaatgtaaaaaaaagatatgcttacttggatatttactatctatttcgtaagaaagtgtgtTTGAGACAGTAGTAGGTGGTCGAAGAAAAGTctgcgagtgcaaagggttaactgtaatttttaaaattcctctTGGAAGACCCctctaattaaaaaaattattcaaatgtTTGTACACGTGTGGCCATTTCTATCACATTTTCGATGTTCGAGTTGTAGACTATTCGCGAATAGTAGCAGGATCCCAGGCAACAGAGACACGGGAATCGAACGGGCCATTACTATCCGTCATACGTGCAACGCCTACGGAATCACGAATCGTTTGGTCGACCGTGAAAACAAAAACGAGAAAagaagcaaaaaaaaaagaagtagcGAGAAAACGGGGGCTGGGGGCACCGAGACGAGACATTTCGAGGGTCGATTGTCATTCAAATCGCCTCGAATTATTCACCGACGCCACTTGGACCTGTTCAGGATGGTACCCGGCGCGGGGTAGCTCGCACGAAAATGGCCCCCCGCATGAATATATTACCGTTGCGATCGCTGCTAGTCGTTGCGCGGGCGGTAACGAATTTATATCGACAATATATCGTCGTCTCGCGTCATGGAATCGGACGATTCGAATTTATCGAGGATTCGTTTCCtctcctttctatatttctcctTTTTATATTCCCACCGTTTCGATAATACGTCCGTCGAATCGCCGGATTATTCCTTCGATCGGCGAATATTGGCCAGGAACCGACGGGGGGAGCGTTATGAATggggaaattttttgtttttcctcGTATCGTTTGATTAGCCCCCAGGTTTTACCGATTTGCATCCCAGTTtcgaagttccatcgatctgttAAGGAACTAAATTACTAGTCTGCTACTGACTCTCGAACCTTTCGCTTTTAATCAAAGTTTTTAAAAACTGTAAAAAGTTTTCAATCTCTCTTCGAATTACAATACAATAAAGGGTGGCCCCACGAAACTGTTTTATCGATGAAtagtttaaccctttgcaataAAGAGTATCTCCTTATTTTTAAAAGTCACATCACGAAATTGCAATTGCTCATTCTTGAAGTGCAGAGGGTTAAATGGTACTACGATTATAGgaccattatttttatttacgatCGTGACGATGTCTTTGGGTAGGCGGTAATTTATATTATGAACAATTTCTTGGACTTCCAATTGTTCTAGGTCGACCTGGACGACGTCATGGACAACTTCTTCAACATCCTCTACCAGAAGATGTTCACGGTGCTCAACAGCCAATACGACTTCGATGCCAAGTATCTAGAATGCGTCGGGGATCACATGAAAGAGATGAGACCTTTTGGTGACGTTCCCCAGAAACTTGGAGTTCAGATCAAGAGGTCCTTCGTCGCTACCAGGGCCTTCAACCAAGCACTGACCGTTGCCGCTGATATCGTGAAGAATATGCAGTCGGTGAGTCATTTATTAAAACCAAGCAATTAACAAGGGAAACAAACGTCTATGTTGACTTAAGGGGGGAAACCACTCTGACggctgaaaataaaggcaattttcaagaatttttcggccgtaactatgaaactttttctcataaatgtttaatgtttgcgaaagtacatttcttgagcTACTTATTGCAAAAATTTTGtatcaaaatattaattactatagCCATAATAGGAACCATCGTGAGAGgcctccaaaaatttgttagaaacgaTTGAACGTGTTTCACTGCAAGTTGTGAAGCAAGAAATCacgcaattttcttaaactataagACAGTAGCTCCGGTTGCACATacggatttttaaaaataattattataaaatggtgGTTCTTATAAAGAAAAATCCCCCAAAAAACTGTGAcaagatcaatatttcttttaacactacgtcgaaactaattattccatcgaaaaTTCCGTATGTGCAACTGAAGAGAATAGTATTAGGGGCCAccataaaaaattataagtaAATCGGATGAAGATTAACTGAGTTATTGAGCGGCCCAGTTTGAAAAAtgtggttttgagaaaaacgcgttttaatTATTTGTGAAATAACGTTGGAGTTTTTAAACTTTTCTTCAtcaaatatatttgaaaatccTCTTCTAAGCAAATTCTATTTTTCAAGAACACATAATTTGCCCGTCCCGTTAAGTTTCTGACCAGGTCTAACAACGAATCGATTCTCTGTGGCCGTTGATCGCGTCGATTTTCGAAGCGTGGGCGTAGCATCGACGCCTGGACGTTTGGTAAATCGTTTTGTTTTCGCAGTTGAAACCGTCCGCGGAATGTGCAGCTGCTCTCACCAGGATGACAGTCTGTCCATCCTGCAGCGGGATAACCGGGACCGTGTTGGCGTGCGGCGACATGTGTGCCAACGTGATGAAGGGTTGCTTGGCCCAGCACGCGGCTCTGGACGCTGAATGGAATCACTTCGTCGGTGAGTAATTTCCCGTCCCATTGTTTCCGTTGTAATTACAGGCTCGCCGGGGCACGATATGATCGCCTGGCATCGATACGCGTTGTCCGTTTTATTTATTGCCGGTCGCGTGAGAAAACCTCGTCGCGTTCGAGGAGAGAGGCGCCACGAAGGACTCGCGTTTCTCCAGCCTTCGCTCCCCGGGAATCCTTGGGACCCAGAACACGTTTTCTTAccgttttcctttttctttcgatCGACAACGGAAGGTtacaattattataaattgCGTGTGACTGCTGCATCATCGAacaaatttaagaaaaattaatCGAGGACGCTTGGAAATTGGCCTAATAATATCCATCCCTCGAAGATATCAGAAGATACCTGTAACAACAATTTCTATattattaacgtcgaagatcatGGAATCCTCGGCCCCCAATGAAATCATTCGACCCTGTTAACGTCTCAAATCCCCTCCCATCTCACTCGGGGCGTAATCTACCCTCCGGAAGGGAGTTCCCTGCGACCGAAGGAGCTGACCGTTAATTCCCCTCGAATCTTCTTTCAATTTCAGAGGCCGTGGACAAAGTGGCGGACCGGCTGTTGGGTCCCTTCAACATCGAGATGCTGGTGCGACCCATCAACCTGAAAATCTCCGAGGCGATAATGAACTTCCAGGAGAACAGCCACGACGTTTCCCAGAGGGTGTTCACCGGTTGCGGTAAGCCTGTCCTAGGCAGACGCAGACGCAGAGACAATCGTGAATTGGAGCTCGAGTCGCTGAACTTCGATCAGGAGACGGTTACGGAGGACCGTGCCTCCACCGCCGCTATCCTTGATAAGCTGGTGAAAGAGATACGACAGAGGGTCGGGGACTCCAGACAGTTCTGGGTGTATTTACCCTACAAGCTCTGCAACGATGGCTTGGTGGTGCCACCCAGCAACACGAAGGAGTGCTGGAACGGCACCCACGTTGACAAGTGAGTTGATTTATCAGATGTTTCTACTTTAACGTCTTTTATTTTTAACTGCACAGGATATACAAAATAAGAAATACGTCGAAATACTAAATATATGCACCCCTCCCAATGTGATTCGAGCAAATTTTGAGAAATTGGTTCGTAGTCTCAACAGTTTATACAAAAAATagtgttaaccctttgcactcctatgTCGAGTATGACTCGACATCAATTTTTGTCTCAGGAGATGTCATACgtaaataaaacaaatatttaattgaatttgcTTAAATTACCCTATGTTTTTACTTAacgtaaatttcaaataaaacactTGAAAGCGTTGGGAGCTGTTGGTAACATAATTCGGAGTGCAAGGGGTTAAATATTTAAGTTTGGAAGATATCGAGTGTAGGTCTCGACAAAGCGATCTTTAGTACGAAAGAAATGAATGGAAAGAGTGGACAGTGGACCAACCTTTTTTAAAAGGGATCCATTGCCACTAATTTTGATTTTTCTTAGCTCAATAAGTTCGAAAGTATTATTCGAGCACTCATAAAAGTGTGACCAATGCTTTGTTTTTGCTGAGTTTCCCATCCGTTTCATATTAGGAGCGAAAAGCGTGTTTGATACGCGTGACACATGATGAAGGAGTGGATGTTACTTCTTGAAGCAGAGTTGCAACATTACTTTTCCCTTCTACGTACAAACTTGTCTGTGCCTGCATAGACCAGTTCCTCTTTAGTAGTCACCATTAGCTTTTGTACGTTTCTCCTGTCCATCTTCTTGCTGGTATCATTAAAACAAATTGTTGGTCGATCATGGTCACAGCTACGTCGCGGTTCGATAAAACACTCAATCTTTCTTTGCTGTGTTAAGGTAAAAGACTCAATGCTTGAACGTTGCGTGGATGAAGCGCTATGAAATTTTTTTGAGTATATAAGTCAAAGAATAAAAGTATTTGGATAGCTCAAACAGTAGAAAATAGataaaaaaaatgtctttttaatgttttaaagattGTAGGCGTGACAATAAATATTACTATTGCCTATTGCTTTGTTCTGCTCAGCTAAGACTACGTTTCGAATCTAGTTCTACGAGATGTAGGTCCCTGAAAGGGTACAGGGACACGTGTCTAACGATTTAATTGAATTAATGCTCTCTATTCTAGGTAATCCACCCTTTTAACCTCTTTAATCCTATACGGCGAGCATATGTTTGTAACTTGTCTGGAATTGACTGAAATTGAATAATTTAGGCCTAGGGTCGGTTAAAGATCCCACGTGCTGCTTTCCATATTCAACGCGTCGTATTCCGCCGCGAGAAAATTACGAATTACTATTTCGGGGGATAAATTAATATGCTTTGCATTGCTTATTTATGAAGCACGTAGGAATTTACATATTTTACAAGTACCATCGTTTCAGAAACGACGTTTAAATT
It encodes the following:
- the Dlp gene encoding glypican dally-like isoform X1 → MSGVLSMLCVILILSVATTTVRAGLKCDAVKPYFESQGFPASDIPKEAISSKELKICGSVRSGGEVCCSADMEVRLQARARDKHEKATKETLQRLHQVLSTRGARFHSFFKDLLASSKRVFHDMFKVTYGILYEQNSYVFMDLFKELENYYGKGTVDLDDVMDNFFNILYQKMFTVLNSQYDFDAKYLECVGDHMKEMRPFGDVPQKLGVQIKRSFVATRAFNQALTVAADIVKNMQSLKPSAECAAALTRMTVCPSCSGITGTVLACGDMCANVMKGCLAQHAALDAEWNHFVEAVDKVADRLLGPFNIEMLVRPINLKISEAIMNFQENSHDVSQRVFTGCGKPVLGRRRRRDNRELELESLNFDQETVTEDRASTAAILDKLVKEIRQRVGDSRQFWVYLPYKLCNDGLVVPPSNTKECWNGTHVDKYIYPVSSNGETQILNPEVRSTGPRPTIVRDQIYALTTITSRLKSAFNGQDVDWIDTEETVWTGSGSGSGDGTDEDSPLTDDEDGFKEGSGYEPKSSPPETPKQSQPPVHPEVVPPRVDNVPNTVNNNNGTSTADSGASRQKMSLSRALTTYLVPIVVMWFGGCLTEWL
- the Dlp gene encoding glypican dally-like isoform X2; the encoded protein is MQRNEMRFIVNFSLPKELKICGSVRSGGEVCCSADMEVRLQARARDKHEKATKETLQRLHQVLSTRGARFHSFFKDLLASSKRVFHDMFKVTYGILYEQNSYVFMDLFKELENYYGKGTVDLDDVMDNFFNILYQKMFTVLNSQYDFDAKYLECVGDHMKEMRPFGDVPQKLGVQIKRSFVATRAFNQALTVAADIVKNMQSLKPSAECAAALTRMTVCPSCSGITGTVLACGDMCANVMKGCLAQHAALDAEWNHFVEAVDKVADRLLGPFNIEMLVRPINLKISEAIMNFQENSHDVSQRVFTGCGKPVLGRRRRRDNRELELESLNFDQETVTEDRASTAAILDKLVKEIRQRVGDSRQFWVYLPYKLCNDGLVVPPSNTKECWNGTHVDKYIYPVSSNGETQILNPEVRSTGPRPTIVRDQIYALTTITSRLKSAFNGQDVDWIDTEETVWTGSGSGSGDGTDEDSPLTDDEDGFKEGSGYEPKSSPPETPKQSQPPVHPEVVPPRVDNVPNTVNNNNGTSTADSGASRQKMSLSRALTTYLVPIVVMWFGGCLTEWL
- the Dlp gene encoding glypican dally-like isoform X3, coding for MEVRLQARARDKHEKATKETLQRLHQVLSTRGARFHSFFKDLLASSKRVFHDMFKVTYGILYEQNSYVFMDLFKELENYYGKGTVDLDDVMDNFFNILYQKMFTVLNSQYDFDAKYLECVGDHMKEMRPFGDVPQKLGVQIKRSFVATRAFNQALTVAADIVKNMQSLKPSAECAAALTRMTVCPSCSGITGTVLACGDMCANVMKGCLAQHAALDAEWNHFVEAVDKVADRLLGPFNIEMLVRPINLKISEAIMNFQENSHDVSQRVFTGCGKPVLGRRRRRDNRELELESLNFDQETVTEDRASTAAILDKLVKEIRQRVGDSRQFWVYLPYKLCNDGLVVPPSNTKECWNGTHVDKYIYPVSSNGETQILNPEVRSTGPRPTIVRDQIYALTTITSRLKSAFNGQDVDWIDTEETVWTGSGSGSGDGTDEDSPLTDDEDGFKEGSGYEPKSSPPETPKQSQPPVHPEVVPPRVDNVPNTVNNNNGTSTADSGASRQKMSLSRALTTYLVPIVVMWFGGCLTEWL